In Patescibacteria group bacterium, one genomic interval encodes:
- a CDS encoding class I SAM-dependent methyltransferase, which produces MPNTVYQKTRQAYNTLGRLYTAAVESLAPPERKTFAKHLTPGAHILDVGCAGGRDANFFVQQGFRLTGIDSSTVFIRIAKARVPKAVFKVMDARKILFRPQTFDAIWANAVLLHLQRKDIPRVLRHFFRILRIGGLLHVRVKIGRDSGWVTDQLAPQPRFFTYFTKAEMTSLLRTAGFRIQASQHFADESKRREVRWLSIEAVKPATKR; this is translated from the coding sequence ATGCCAAACACGGTCTACCAAAAAACGCGCCAGGCGTACAACACGCTTGGGCGTTTGTATACCGCAGCAGTGGAATCACTCGCCCCACCAGAGCGAAAAACTTTTGCGAAGCATCTAACCCCAGGTGCACATATTCTTGACGTTGGGTGCGCTGGTGGACGAGATGCGAATTTTTTTGTCCAGCAGGGTTTTCGGCTGACTGGCATTGATTCAAGTACGGTTTTTATTAGAATTGCAAAAGCTCGGGTGCCAAAAGCAGTATTCAAAGTCATGGACGCACGAAAAATACTTTTTCGCCCGCAAACCTTTGATGCGATTTGGGCAAATGCCGTTCTTCTGCATCTGCAAAGAAAGGACATTCCCCGGGTATTGCGACATTTCTTCCGCATCCTCCGGATTGGTGGGCTTCTCCATGTCCGCGTAAAAATTGGACGCGATTCTGGTTGGGTGACCGACCAACTTGCCCCTCAGCCCCGCTTCTTCACCTACTTTACCAAAGCAGAAATGACCAGCCTTCTGCGTACTGCAGGTTTCCGCATTCAAGCATCTCAACATTTTGCCGATGAAAGTAAACGCCGCGAAGTACGCTGGCTGAGCATTGAAGCGGTGAAACCCGCGACAAAACGATAG
- a CDS encoding Glu/Leu/Phe/Val dehydrogenase, with protein MPTNPFTSAMSQLKKAADILNLSTDIRGQLERPTRILESGVPVRMDDGSTKVFQAYRVQYNDARGPFKGGIRFHPKTDLHEVKALSFWMAVKCAVVGIPFGGGKGGVTVDPKKLSQHELEQLSRGWVRAFAQYLGPNRDVPAPDVYTNPTIMGWMVDEFSRVTGEWQPGTFTGKPLAIGGSEGRTEATGQGGFYVFEALAKKLKLKPGKTTVAIQGFGNVGYFIAQKLHAAGYKVIAVSDSRGGILDKRRKGMDPKHIMDAKKEKGLIDGCYCVGTVCDCEHYQQITNEQLLKLDVDVLVPAALENAITKDNVGKIKAKAIVEMANGPLTPDADERLQKRGIPVVPDVLANAGGVTVSYFEWVQNNQGDRWTEAEVLRRLQPIMEKSFDQVWAIAQEKKISLRTAAFVLAIQRIVDAMQARGLVK; from the coding sequence ATGCCTACCAATCCATTCACCAGTGCAATGAGCCAGTTGAAAAAAGCTGCGGATATCCTCAACCTCTCAACAGACATTCGGGGACAACTTGAACGACCCACGCGCATACTGGAATCCGGCGTACCGGTGCGGATGGATGATGGATCCACCAAAGTGTTCCAAGCCTACCGGGTGCAGTACAACGATGCCCGCGGACCATTCAAGGGCGGCATTCGATTCCACCCCAAAACGGATTTGCATGAAGTGAAGGCATTATCATTTTGGATGGCGGTAAAGTGTGCAGTGGTGGGCATTCCCTTTGGTGGAGGGAAAGGCGGCGTGACGGTTGATCCAAAAAAACTGAGCCAGCATGAACTGGAGCAACTCTCCCGCGGATGGGTACGAGCGTTTGCCCAGTACCTGGGTCCCAACCGTGACGTCCCGGCGCCAGACGTGTACACCAACCCCACCATCATGGGCTGGATGGTTGATGAATTTAGCCGGGTGACTGGCGAATGGCAACCTGGAACATTCACCGGGAAGCCACTTGCCATCGGTGGCTCCGAAGGCCGCACCGAAGCAACTGGCCAAGGGGGATTCTACGTGTTTGAAGCCTTGGCAAAAAAACTGAAACTGAAACCTGGGAAGACCACAGTTGCAATCCAGGGCTTTGGGAATGTGGGTTACTTCATTGCCCAGAAGCTGCACGCTGCTGGGTACAAAGTGATTGCCGTGTCTGACTCTCGCGGTGGCATTCTGGACAAGCGCCGCAAGGGCATGGATCCCAAGCACATTATGGATGCGAAGAAGGAGAAAGGGCTCATTGATGGCTGCTACTGCGTGGGTACAGTGTGCGACTGCGAGCACTACCAGCAAATTACCAACGAACAACTTTTGAAACTGGATGTGGATGTGCTGGTGCCGGCGGCGCTGGAGAATGCCATCACCAAAGACAATGTGGGGAAAATCAAAGCGAAGGCGATTGTCGAAATGGCGAATGGCCCGCTGACGCCCGATGCGGATGAGCGTCTGCAGAAGCGGGGGATCCCGGTGGTGCCAGACGTGCTGGCTAATGCGGGTGGCGTGACTGTCTCCTACTTTGAGTGGGTGCAGAATAACCAGGGCGACCGTTGGACGGAAGCCGAGGTACTGCGTCGTTTGCAGCCAATTATGGAAAAGAGCTTTGACCAAGTGTGGGCCATTGCACAAGAGAAGAAAATCTCCCTCCGCACCGCAGCTTTCGTGCTGGCCATCCAGCGCATTGTGGATGCCATGCAAGCCCGGGGGTTGGTAAAGTAA
- a CDS encoding NAD(P)/FAD-dependent oxidoreductase: MADEQVLDVIIVGGGAAGLTAGIFATRRGLSTLIISQDIGGQAATTPHIENYPGMGMIHGRDLSTLFREQAEKFGAVVKIDEVRKVEKADDEFFHVLTARNQFTARAVILAYGLSHKHMNVPGEDALIGHGVSYSAYADAEKFRGKTVAVVGGGNSAMDSALLLSNVAAKVYLICLGECPVGEATLAQKVVAAETVELTPFSNVLEIVGDEMVKEIVVARADDPTKVQRLAVDGVFPEIGYVVKPDLVKGLLELDKRNQIVISKDCETSVPGIFAAGDVTTISFKQVVVSAGEGAKAALKAFEYIQKSQGKPAVFIDWGAKKKL, from the coding sequence ATGGCCGACGAGCAAGTGCTGGACGTCATCATTGTTGGGGGTGGAGCAGCTGGTTTAACGGCTGGCATTTTTGCGACACGTCGGGGTTTGTCGACGCTCATCATCTCCCAAGACATTGGCGGTCAGGCAGCCACCACGCCGCACATTGAGAATTACCCCGGCATGGGCATGATCCATGGGCGAGATCTGTCCACGCTGTTTCGGGAGCAGGCGGAAAAATTTGGCGCGGTGGTGAAAATTGACGAAGTCCGCAAAGTGGAGAAAGCTGATGATGAATTCTTCCACGTGCTCACTGCTCGGAATCAATTCACTGCCCGTGCAGTCATTCTGGCGTACGGCTTGTCACACAAGCATATGAATGTCCCGGGTGAAGATGCGCTCATTGGCCATGGCGTTTCGTACAGCGCGTATGCCGATGCGGAAAAATTCCGCGGGAAAACTGTGGCGGTAGTGGGTGGCGGCAACTCGGCCATGGACTCAGCGTTACTACTCTCAAACGTTGCGGCGAAAGTCTACCTCATTTGCTTGGGCGAGTGCCCGGTTGGCGAAGCCACGCTGGCGCAAAAAGTGGTGGCCGCGGAAACGGTTGAGTTGACTCCTTTTTCAAACGTCTTGGAGATTGTTGGAGATGAAATGGTAAAAGAGATAGTCGTTGCCAGAGCAGATGATCCAACAAAAGTGCAGCGCTTGGCTGTGGATGGAGTATTCCCAGAAATTGGATATGTGGTAAAGCCAGACTTGGTAAAAGGTTTGCTGGAGCTGGATAAGCGAAATCAAATTGTCATTTCGAAAGATTGTGAAACCAGTGTTCCAGGTATTTTTGCCGCTGGGGATGTGACCACCATCTCGTTTAAGCAGGTTGTTGTCTCCGCGGGTGAAGGCGCAAAGGCTGCACTGAAAGCTTTTGAGTATATTCAAAAATCCCAGGGGAAACCCGCAGTCTTCATTGACTGGGGCGCGAAGAAAAAGCTGTAG
- the trxA gene encoding thioredoxin: protein MSGRQFTDQNFQSDVLGEMAKPVLVDFWATWCGPCKVQGPIIEEIAKELGDKATVGALDVDENPATAQQYGIMSIPTLAIFKGGKEVWRAAGLQQKPAILEQVKRFM from the coding sequence ATGTCAGGTAGACAGTTTACAGATCAGAATTTTCAGAGTGATGTACTGGGCGAAATGGCAAAACCCGTATTGGTTGATTTTTGGGCTACCTGGTGCGGGCCATGCAAGGTGCAGGGACCAATAATTGAAGAAATTGCGAAGGAACTTGGGGATAAGGCTACTGTTGGAGCATTGGATGTTGATGAAAACCCCGCCACCGCACAGCAGTATGGCATTATGAGCATTCCAACGTTGGCCATCTTCAAAGGCGGCAAAGAAGTATGGCGTGCTGCGGGCTTGCAGCAGAAGCCGGCAATTCTGGAACAAGTAAAACGCTTCATGTAA
- a CDS encoding helix-turn-helix domain-containing protein: protein MKVLKQAPVCQVDRLCTTFSDRASFVILERLREKSPQRFSELLQAVAPVSTRTLTVKLKTLAACGVISQERFAERPPRVEYRLTQSGKAFTKVLIAMSSWSSKYLKQTGLPRTKDPSILSKRSHP from the coding sequence ATGAAAGTATTAAAACAAGCTCCAGTTTGCCAGGTAGACCGGCTATGCACGACTTTTAGTGACCGGGCATCATTTGTCATCTTAGAACGTTTACGAGAAAAATCGCCCCAACGTTTCAGTGAGCTACTGCAAGCAGTTGCACCCGTAAGCACTCGCACCCTCACCGTGAAATTAAAAACCTTGGCTGCCTGTGGGGTCATTTCCCAAGAACGGTTTGCGGAACGCCCACCCCGTGTTGAGTACCGCCTTACCCAAAGCGGCAAGGCCTTTACCAAAGTCCTCATTGCCATGTCCAGCTGGTCATCAAAGTATCTAAAACAAACGGGTTTGCCCAGGACAAAAGACCCCTCTATACTATCAAAACGTTCTCATCCTTAA
- a CDS encoding DUF488 domain-containing protein codes for MSRHTLPDGQTPDPAIPVTSLDGHWVELAPPAKLVGAYYRSELRWHEFEQRYLAYLQSSGPANKRMAQLIGLALVENVTVLCVEESATHCHRRLLAEECKRRNPSVEIRIA; via the coding sequence ATGAGCCGTCACACTCTTCCCGACGGACAGACCCCAGACCCGGCAATTCCAGTTACTTCCTTGGACGGGCATTGGGTTGAATTGGCACCACCAGCAAAGTTGGTGGGTGCATACTACCGAAGTGAGCTTCGCTGGCACGAGTTTGAACAGCGGTACCTAGCGTATTTGCAAAGCTCTGGACCTGCAAATAAACGAATGGCACAGCTTATTGGATTAGCGCTAGTGGAAAATGTGACGGTCCTATGTGTGGAAGAGTCGGCAACACATTGTCATCGGCGATTACTTGCCGAAGAGTGTAAGCGAAGAAACCCAAGTGTGGAAATACGCATTGCGTAG
- a CDS encoding polymer-forming cytoskeletal protein: MFKNDAAASKVGDTIIGPSVKVEGHFVGEGNVSVEGQLQGSLKTKHNVAIGAAAVVKADVEGVDIFLAGDLTGNVKATGKFTLTSSARLTGNVEAASLSVEEGARISGKCSIGGGAKEVK, translated from the coding sequence ATGTTCAAGAATGACGCAGCAGCAAGTAAAGTTGGCGACACAATTATTGGTCCTTCAGTGAAAGTCGAAGGTCATTTTGTTGGTGAAGGAAATGTGTCTGTAGAAGGCCAGTTGCAGGGCAGCCTGAAAACCAAACACAACGTCGCAATAGGTGCGGCTGCGGTTGTGAAAGCTGATGTTGAAGGAGTGGATATTTTTCTCGCTGGTGATCTCACTGGTAATGTGAAGGCAACGGGCAAATTTACTCTCACAAGCAGCGCCCGGCTTACGGGGAATGTTGAAGCAGCAAGCTTGAGTGTAGAAGAGGGTGCCCGCATTTCTGGAAAGTGTTCCATTGGTGGCGGTGCCAAGGAAGTGAAGTAG
- a CDS encoding diacylglycerol kinase family protein encodes MYTYIIEAEAAAKKYEMELARIEARTLELHMPGRFEKLTILKSLREIIADAVKQKAETIVVIGSDKIVSLAVTEIAPLGGTLGIIPVGGPSNIAHALGIPDGVAACDTLSARIREQLDLGKVNGRYFLFGVDIPDAPSLTLECDGQFHVSTASPSSISIRNFGDDSDPCDGRLEVVVRPKVEGGFFQRFSQRTFSKASVFPFKKVTIRCPGDSVPIQEAGQTIVKTPATVEVAPAKLKVIVGKQRSFA; translated from the coding sequence ATGTACACGTACATCATTGAGGCAGAAGCTGCCGCGAAGAAGTACGAAATGGAGCTTGCAAGAATTGAAGCTCGAACTTTGGAGTTGCACATGCCCGGCCGTTTTGAAAAACTTACTATTCTTAAAAGTCTTCGCGAAATTATTGCTGATGCTGTGAAGCAGAAGGCTGAAACGATTGTGGTCATTGGTAGCGACAAAATTGTGAGTTTAGCTGTAACCGAAATTGCGCCACTTGGTGGAACGCTTGGCATCATTCCAGTTGGTGGGCCGTCAAACATCGCGCATGCGTTGGGTATTCCCGACGGCGTGGCCGCGTGTGATACGCTCTCCGCCCGGATTCGGGAGCAGCTGGATTTAGGCAAAGTGAATGGCCGGTACTTTCTGTTTGGCGTAGATATTCCAGATGCACCTTCACTCACCTTAGAGTGCGATGGACAATTTCATGTTTCCACTGCTTCGCCTTCCTCCATTTCCATTCGAAACTTTGGTGATGACAGTGACCCATGCGATGGGCGTTTGGAGGTTGTGGTTCGGCCCAAAGTAGAAGGTGGTTTTTTTCAGCGGTTCAGCCAGCGGACATTTTCCAAAGCCAGTGTTTTCCCTTTTAAGAAAGTGACCATCCGCTGCCCTGGGGATAGTGTTCCCATTCAAGAAGCCGGACAGACGATTGTGAAAACCCCAGCGACGGTGGAAGTTGCTCCTGCAAAGCTAAAAGTTATTGTAGGGAAGCAGCGATCGTTTGCATAA
- a CDS encoding amino acid--tRNA ligase-related protein, translating into MESSTQTTLPLVTATPFAEPNFDVIRFGDAMMQACEAHLRRLGFLRVTVPRIVPAAGACENVDTLFEIFVGNDPHWFIVRDAEGQPMKKRVYFAQTGQLYLESLLGNPQNPLLYCVGPSARAERGVDTRHLTEFEMVEIEGAFSFTQLLEHIEGTITALVDAAMAIPSAERAQYGLPAELTHLSNHPARFTRLRYEEAIARMNVPWGNDLSSTQEQELVAECGGPIFITHFPNPEHPRMKALLAADPNGKAIKFFNMQPDPENPEYVLSADCIVPFGGECVGSAARVHQVDVFQERLYSSLMFQRLLEKDPDAKLGFAWYIEALRRYHSVPHAGCGFGMSRIFQYILGRHDITKVVPFPSNHERVY; encoded by the coding sequence ATGGAATCTTCCACCCAAACCACCCTGCCGTTGGTGACCGCCACGCCTTTTGCCGAACCGAATTTCGACGTCATTCGCTTTGGTGACGCCATGATGCAGGCCTGTGAAGCCCACCTTCGGCGGCTGGGCTTCCTGCGTGTAACTGTCCCCCGCATTGTCCCGGCAGCTGGCGCGTGTGAAAACGTGGACACGCTGTTTGAAATTTTCGTGGGCAATGATCCGCACTGGTTCATTGTGCGCGATGCTGAAGGACAGCCCATGAAGAAGCGAGTGTACTTTGCGCAGACCGGTCAGCTCTACCTGGAATCCTTGCTGGGCAACCCGCAGAACCCCCTCCTGTACTGCGTGGGGCCATCGGCACGCGCAGAACGCGGGGTAGACACCCGGCACCTGACTGAATTCGAGATGGTGGAAATTGAAGGTGCCTTCAGCTTCACCCAGCTGCTGGAGCACATTGAAGGGACAATCACTGCCCTGGTGGATGCAGCAATGGCGATCCCTTCTGCAGAGCGAGCCCAATATGGTCTCCCTGCGGAGTTGACGCACCTGTCCAATCACCCAGCTCGCTTCACCCGACTTCGGTACGAAGAAGCTATCGCTCGAATGAACGTTCCCTGGGGGAATGACTTGTCCTCAACCCAGGAGCAGGAATTGGTAGCGGAATGTGGCGGGCCAATTTTCATTACCCACTTCCCCAACCCGGAACATCCACGCATGAAAGCACTGCTGGCCGCCGATCCCAACGGCAAAGCCATCAAGTTCTTCAACATGCAGCCCGATCCGGAAAATCCGGAGTACGTCCTGAGCGCGGACTGCATTGTGCCCTTTGGCGGTGAGTGCGTGGGTTCGGCCGCCCGGGTGCACCAGGTAGACGTGTTCCAGGAACGTCTCTACAGCTCCCTGATGTTCCAACGCTTACTGGAAAAAGACCCGGATGCCAAACTGGGCTTTGCCTGGTACATTGAAGCGCTCCGGCGCTACCACTCAGTGCCACATGCTGGTTGCGGGTTTGGCATGTCGCGGATATTCCAGTACATTCTGGGCCGGCACGACATTACCAAAGTGGTGCCGTTTCCTTCCAACCACGAACGGGTGTACTAA
- a CDS encoding helix-turn-helix domain-containing protein: MTELQTQLRTLGWPDKQITVYSALLGLGSAGASEIAEGVKLPRQTVYSLLSELLEKEVIEQSDQQGVKQFVANPDALLLRLEKDQLQLQKTKTELAAELPKILAKQRRKPSYPQVTYYEGKEGLKRLFNGILHFYQRDGEKAFRGYGVNFMKPALGDFLYTFVKKRSEYGVDTKLFIGLGPDDFGITGPENQLQRDIKRLNMPAAKAGVYLVGDRAYLFSFVDNVGVMVENPAIVELLKRAFDDHWKKSN, translated from the coding sequence ATGACTGAGCTGCAAACCCAATTGCGTACCCTTGGTTGGCCGGATAAGCAGATTACTGTGTACTCTGCCCTTTTGGGCTTAGGATCCGCAGGTGCGTCAGAAATTGCTGAAGGAGTGAAGCTCCCCCGGCAGACTGTCTATAGCCTTCTCTCCGAACTCCTGGAAAAAGAAGTTATCGAGCAAAGTGACCAACAAGGGGTGAAGCAGTTTGTGGCAAATCCAGACGCGTTGCTACTTCGTCTAGAGAAAGACCAGCTACAATTGCAAAAAACCAAGACCGAGTTAGCTGCAGAACTACCCAAGATTCTTGCCAAGCAACGTCGCAAACCTTCTTACCCGCAGGTGACGTACTACGAAGGGAAAGAAGGTTTGAAACGATTATTCAACGGCATTCTCCATTTTTACCAACGTGATGGCGAAAAAGCCTTTCGGGGCTACGGCGTAAACTTCATGAAGCCTGCCCTGGGTGATTTTCTGTACACGTTTGTGAAGAAGCGGAGTGAGTATGGAGTGGACACCAAGCTCTTCATTGGTCTGGGGCCAGATGATTTTGGGATAACTGGACCAGAGAACCAACTCCAGCGAGATATCAAGCGTCTGAACATGCCTGCGGCGAAAGCGGGGGTGTATTTGGTTGGTGATCGGGCGTACCTTTTTTCTTTTGTAGACAATGTGGGTGTCATGGTAGAGAACCCGGCAATCGTTGAACTCCTCAAGCGTGCTTTTGATGATCATTGGAAGAAATCCAATTAA
- the infB gene encoding translation initiation factor IF-2, with amino-acid sequence MNVTELARRLRIPVQDLRHALPKLGFGIGSKAHKVSDVVATKIIGKHKTEPELFAPEKEEDVIEVAEKAAPVGRIAIPSRITVREFAARLNKPASLVISHLMKNGILAALNEEIDFDTASIVGADFGAEVQRQQEQTTAERETAMADKVGTLIAADEKRTTVRPPVVVVMGHVDHGKTSLLDAIRTANVAGKEHGGITQHIGAYQVTLNDRGITFIDTPGHEAFTAMRSRGANVADVAIVVIAADDGMKPQTREVLSIVERNKLPFVVAITKIDKDGTSVDKVKTDLASINLQPEDWGGKVITQAVSAKTGKGIPELLESVLLVADLEKDTLLANPDGKLVGTIIESHVDQGEGPVATMIVQNGTLRRGDFIVAGPVVGKIRSLKDWNGKIVDAAGPSMPVVILGLKAAPSVGDVVEAPEDERAARKLMKQQEATLRLMQVKAREASQTASVIGGSVDTKDVKKLPLFLKADKVGSLEAIVESMKGFAYPDVQPVIVGQGLGDITDADVMRAEQADAWLLGFNVDVGQKAVSNARVPVKTFTVIYQLLDEIRDGLAAKLGVEIVEEPIGQARVLKIFRQEGKVTIAGAKVTEGVAKAKARVKVFRSGKVLGAVSLDQLQQNKQNVGEVATNLECGLKLSGLAGIVEGDTLLFTEEKQVARKLE; translated from the coding sequence ATGAATGTTACCGAACTCGCCCGCCGCCTCCGCATTCCTGTCCAAGACCTTCGCCATGCCTTGCCGAAGTTGGGTTTTGGTATTGGTTCCAAGGCGCACAAGGTTTCCGACGTGGTAGCAACAAAAATTATTGGGAAGCATAAGACTGAGCCTGAACTCTTTGCCCCGGAGAAGGAAGAGGACGTTATTGAAGTAGCAGAAAAGGCTGCACCGGTTGGCCGCATTGCCATTCCATCTCGCATTACGGTTCGGGAGTTTGCCGCGCGTCTGAACAAGCCAGCTTCACTGGTTATTTCTCACCTGATGAAAAATGGAATCCTGGCCGCGCTGAATGAGGAAATTGATTTTGATACCGCCTCCATTGTGGGAGCAGATTTTGGTGCGGAAGTGCAGCGGCAGCAAGAGCAAACCACGGCCGAGCGGGAAACTGCCATGGCGGATAAAGTTGGGACGCTCATTGCGGCGGATGAAAAGCGAACCACGGTGCGCCCACCGGTCGTGGTGGTCATGGGCCATGTTGACCATGGGAAAACCAGTTTGCTGGACGCGATCCGAACGGCCAACGTCGCCGGCAAAGAGCACGGTGGTATTACCCAGCACATTGGCGCCTACCAAGTGACGTTGAACGACCGAGGGATTACCTTCATTGATACGCCGGGGCACGAAGCGTTTACGGCCATGCGTTCCCGCGGCGCGAACGTGGCGGACGTGGCCATTGTGGTCATTGCTGCCGATGATGGGATGAAACCTCAGACTCGGGAAGTGCTGAGCATTGTGGAACGGAACAAGCTCCCATTTGTGGTGGCGATTACGAAGATTGATAAAGACGGTACGAGCGTGGACAAAGTGAAAACGGATTTAGCGTCAATCAACCTCCAACCGGAGGACTGGGGTGGAAAAGTCATAACCCAAGCGGTCTCCGCGAAAACCGGGAAAGGCATTCCTGAACTTTTGGAATCTGTTCTACTGGTTGCGGATTTGGAAAAGGACACGCTCCTGGCAAACCCGGATGGGAAATTGGTTGGAACTATTATTGAATCCCACGTGGACCAAGGTGAAGGCCCAGTGGCCACCATGATTGTGCAGAACGGTACCCTGCGCCGTGGGGATTTCATTGTGGCTGGCCCAGTGGTGGGGAAAATTCGGAGTTTGAAAGATTGGAATGGGAAGATTGTCGACGCCGCAGGTCCGTCCATGCCGGTGGTCATCCTGGGACTCAAAGCCGCGCCGTCCGTTGGTGATGTGGTGGAAGCGCCGGAAGATGAACGGGCAGCCAGAAAACTCATGAAGCAGCAAGAAGCCACGCTGCGCTTGATGCAGGTGAAAGCTCGGGAAGCCTCGCAAACTGCGTCGGTGATTGGCGGCAGCGTGGACACCAAGGACGTGAAGAAGCTTCCACTCTTCCTGAAAGCAGACAAGGTGGGTTCTTTGGAGGCAATTGTGGAAAGCATGAAAGGCTTTGCCTACCCAGATGTGCAGCCCGTGATTGTGGGCCAAGGTTTGGGCGATATTACCGATGCGGATGTGATGCGCGCCGAACAAGCTGATGCCTGGCTCCTGGGGTTCAACGTGGACGTTGGCCAGAAAGCTGTGAGCAATGCGCGCGTACCCGTGAAAACCTTTACCGTCATCTACCAGCTGCTGGATGAAATTCGGGACGGCCTGGCTGCCAAACTTGGAGTGGAAATTGTGGAAGAGCCCATTGGCCAAGCTCGGGTGCTCAAGATTTTCCGCCAGGAAGGGAAGGTGACCATTGCCGGCGCCAAGGTCACGGAAGGTGTGGCCAAAGCAAAGGCACGGGTCAAAGTCTTCCGCAGTGGGAAAGTGCTGGGCGCTGTATCCCTGGATCAGCTGCAGCAGAACAAGCAGAACGTGGGTGAGGTCGCCACCAACCTGGAGTGCGGTCTGAAACTCAGCGGCCTGGCCGGGATTGTGGAAGGGGACACCTTGCTGTTCACGGAAGAGAAGCAGGTAGCGAGGAAACTTGAATAG
- the rbfA gene encoding 30S ribosome-binding factor RbfA translates to MPSKRVNQLNALLQQKLGELFLTEINFAAGTLVSITRVETTGDIRHCSVFLSVMPEEYGNGVLNLLQKRLPFLQHELMKRLTLARIPSLHFRLDIRGQNAAHMEALLDEVKKTLPPEEEVQPEK, encoded by the coding sequence ATGCCCTCCAAGCGCGTGAACCAACTCAATGCACTGCTCCAGCAAAAACTGGGCGAACTTTTTTTAACCGAAATCAACTTTGCCGCAGGGACGTTAGTGAGTATTACCCGCGTGGAAACCACGGGTGACATTCGGCACTGCAGCGTGTTCCTGTCCGTGATGCCAGAGGAGTATGGGAATGGTGTGCTCAATCTCTTGCAAAAGCGCCTGCCCTTTCTGCAGCACGAGCTCATGAAGCGGCTTACCTTGGCGCGCATTCCGTCGCTCCACTTCCGTCTGGATATCCGGGGCCAAAATGCCGCGCACATGGAAGCATTGCTGGATGAGGTGAAGAAGACGTTGCCGCCGGAGGAAGAAGTCCAACCGGAAAAGTAA
- a CDS encoding helix-turn-helix domain-containing protein, translating into MPTKFFQLLNLSAVEQKIILQLQVHASMTVSALAREIAIPRTTTHFLLKNLERRGLLHRVRVGKHGEWSLADSAVITNQLQIGLQLFSHAKNLGERVVLGDNVVQYSQGLHNIQTTYTALLRAHVGERIYFIQGTQSAKIALQNLSPEFFQKFHAQIKKRRIILEGIGSTELLALFHTLDKKALASHQGRPLITSLVPSRFLRPDIDVLIFRSTLYVINMKKETLLTLESEEVADVLKNFLAYILAGERRMNVNEYVQQLLERKK; encoded by the coding sequence ATGCCTACAAAATTTTTTCAGCTCCTCAACCTCTCAGCAGTTGAGCAAAAGATTATTCTGCAACTGCAGGTACACGCTTCAATGACGGTCTCAGCATTAGCCCGGGAGATTGCGATACCACGAACAACGACACATTTTCTCCTCAAGAACTTGGAACGACGTGGCTTATTACACCGAGTGAGGGTCGGAAAGCATGGAGAATGGAGCCTTGCGGATTCAGCAGTGATAACCAACCAGCTCCAAATTGGGCTGCAACTATTTTCCCATGCAAAGAACCTGGGCGAGCGGGTTGTCCTGGGAGATAACGTTGTGCAGTATTCTCAGGGTCTGCACAACATTCAAACAACCTACACAGCATTGCTGCGGGCACATGTTGGGGAAAGAATTTACTTTATCCAGGGAACACAATCCGCCAAAATCGCGCTGCAAAATCTTTCACCGGAATTCTTCCAGAAGTTTCATGCGCAGATAAAGAAGCGAAGAATTATCCTGGAAGGGATTGGGAGCACAGAGCTGCTTGCGCTATTTCACACCCTCGATAAAAAAGCGTTGGCCTCACACCAAGGACGCCCATTGATTACCTCGTTGGTTCCCAGCCGTTTTCTTCGTCCGGATATTGATGTGCTCATTTTCCGTTCCACGCTCTACGTCATAAATATGAAGAAGGAAACGCTGCTGACTTTGGAAAGTGAGGAGGTGGCAGATGTCCTCAAAAATTTTCTGGCATACATTCTTGCCGGTGAGCGGCGTATGAATGTGAATGAGTATGTCCAGCAACTGCTTGAGCGGAAGAAATAA